The Patescibacteria group bacterium genome window below encodes:
- a CDS encoding four helix bundle protein: MELLLEASFANKSEKLKPLLGARIKIEAFKRFVRLMKETNIIQEKHYLRLTKSTEEISKMTNGWIKYLS, from the coding sequence ATGGAATTATTACTGGAAGCTTCTTTTGCCAATAAATCAGAAAAGTTAAAGCCTCTCCTCGGCGCTCGGATTAAAATTGAAGCTTTTAAGCGTTTTGTTAGACTCATGAAAGAAACGAACATTATTCAAGAAAAACATTACCTGCGCCTTACAAAATCAACCGAGGAAATATCAAAAATGACGAACGGTTGGATTAAATATCTCTCCTAA